Within the Zea mays cultivar B73 chromosome 10, Zm-B73-REFERENCE-NAM-5.0, whole genome shotgun sequence genome, the region TATTTTGACAACTGTGACAAGACGTGACCCATTTTGTATAGCGGCAATAAAGAGTGACATGTTTTAACAAATTCCTCATAAAATTAATTATCTCCATATTTACTTATTTCATTTCTATAATCTCATATATGCTTTGTGCTAGGTATACCTATTTATCCTCTTTTCATGTTATCAAATTACATATCAAATCTCGTCCATCACCGGCTCACCAGCCACTAATATCAATAATTCCTTCGTAAAACCTATGCTGGAATACGCGCGCGCAAGCGCGCACAATacactagtatatatatatatatatatatacacacacacacgtaCGTACAATGTAGATCCACATTATTATTAGTACTGGTATAATCGGAAGTTGGAAGTCGTGCTGCAAATAGAATGTTGCCGGATCACACTATATATATGCGTCTCCCTCTCGGGTCTCGGCGACCATACGTCCCTTTCGTAACGAATTGCATGCATATTCTTCGCTGACTTTAGTTTTTTTTCCCTTCCTTAATTTTCCACCCTGCACGTGACTACGTGAGTGAAGCTACCACTCACCTACGCGCAAATAGGCACTCGTTTCGCCCTCCCCACTtgtgctgatgctggcctcctcaCCCCACCAAATCTCTTCAACGTAGGAGTACACCAGAATTCTTTCATATCTAGATGCCACCAGAATTCTTTCATATCTGGATTCCGTtttcttttgtttgtttgtttgttttcttTCGGAGTTCCACGTTCCCATATGTTCGGGACATCTTTCATTCGTCGCCAAGCACATCAGAAAAAAGCGAGAGACCTTTCCACCGACTTCTTTACTAGCATAGAATGCTCGATCACGGACAGCTGATCGATACATCGTATTCAGAAAAAATGCAGAAATTAGTTCTGACCTGAATTTCCGGAGTAAAGTAGCTAGGGAAGTTGGATGCAACTGGTTAAAACTTGAATCATGCGAGCAAGAAAATGTAAAGGGAAGAGAAACAAACAGGGAAATTGTTGGTAAAAAAAAACCTGGAAGTGCATGAAGTGGCTTCGGAGATGTCGATCAGTGTGTTCACCACTTCAGCCTGCACTTTTTCGAAAGGCCGGGGAAAAAAAAAGGAGACGGCTTTTTTCGGTTGATCTCTTGTTGGAGACGACTCCCCCTCACTCCAGTCCAGTCCCTGCCTTTCTTCATCGGTGTCAGTACTCACGATACCGTGTACCTCAATCCACAATTTTGGCTAGCTCGTTTGTTTTTTGCTTTTTTTTTTGTGTTTTTGGTAGCCTGAGTTTTGACTCTTTTCGCGCAGATACATACATATATGCATCCTATCAGAGTCCACTGTTTTCATATACGAATGCAGTAGTAGATCAGATGGAAATAAACACTTTAATTCTACATCGGCATAGTCATACGGAAACAACAAGATGCAGAATCGGCAGTAACGTGTATACGAATACAGGCAAATTCAAACAAGAAGCACTATACTCTCATATATCTATCTCTTTCAATCAACAGAACAGCTGCTCGCTGCTCGCTTGGCAAGCCAATCAATACAAGCGGggtaaaaaagagagagagagctacAAGCAGAgacgagagagagaaagagagagagaaaaaacaaATACTAGCAGGGGGGAAAAGAGAAGAAAGCGAAGCAGAAGGGAATAGTGGTAAAAAAAATACTAACACGCTCCTCACTTCTCCTTCTCGTTCTTCTCCTCCGCCTCGCCATGcgccgcgggcgcgcgcgcgagcgAGAGAGACCAGACCACCGGCGAGCCCGCCGGGCGTCGCACGCGCAGCGGCGATGGCCGCCGCATGCAGCTCGATCGTCGATCGATAAGGGTAGGTATAGCTAGCTAGGCCGCGCGCGCCTAGGCAGGCAAGGCAAGGCAAGGCACGCGCGGCGCGCGCGGTGGCGGCGCTAGCCCGCTAGCTCATCGGTTGTGCAGCGGGTTGGGCCCCGTGGGCACGCGGCGCTTGTCCTCGTCCACCATGCCGCCGGCGCGCCACCGGCGGCCGAGCCCGATGCTGACGAGGCCGGCGACCACGACGTCGAACGCGccccgctgctgctgctgctgcctgaCACTGACGGCCGCGGTCCCGGTCCCGGTCCGGTTCCTGGCGGCGGGCACCGCGCGCGACTCGTCGGCGACGCACGCGGCGGCCGCGACCAGCACTAGCCACGCGAGCACCGCGGCGCGGGACCACCGCCTGCTTCTCATGCTGCGGGCAGGCGCCGACGCGCCGCCAGGCGCAGCGCACagcagcagcggcggcggcggcggctggtggCGGGCGATCGATGGATGGGGACGCGGGGCGCCGGGCGGCCGGCAAGCTGATCGAGCTAGGTAGAGCACACTAgcaggcggaggaggaggtagctaGCCGGGCGGATTGTTGCAGTGGGAGACAACACAACACAAGACAACAGGAGGCTGGAGGAGCGGTAGAGTGGAGTCAAAGTAAAAGCTCGGAGCTGCAGGGGGTAGCTGAGGTTCTCGCTGCAAATAGGAGGGTTTTATGTAGGTGGTGGTAGGCTGCCCTGCCCTGGTGTGTTTGTGGGTGGGTGCTCCTGCTCTCTCGGCCATGGCCATGGGCGGGTCGGCCCATGCTATGCCTGCGAGTCTGCCTCCGTCGGTCCGTCCACTCACTGTGGAGAAGGAGAGGGGGAGGCAAGgtgcagagctagctaggggccaGTGCGTGGATGCCACCAAACCGCATTGAAGGATCTTCAATTCTCTGGGCCTCCCTGCCACTGTCTGCCTCAGCCTCCTCCCCCCGTCGACAGAGACAGAGAGAGAAGGAAATGCCCACACCCAGTGACCAGCAGGCCACTTTGTACAGAGCGAAAAGGTGCGGAGGGGATGGAAAGTTTGGTGAGCAGGGGAAGGGGGCCAACCAACGAATAGAGCGAGTGAAGAGTGCTTGCTTCCactgatctctctctctctctctctctctcttcgccCACAAGACCGGTGACCGGACGAGGTTCATTTGGTTTGCGAAGGCGGCCACCACGTTCAACAAACCACGATGAGCAAACAGCAGCCAAAAATGCGGCAAATCTAGTTCCATTTGGTCGGCAAGAGAGGATCGGCTCGGCTCGAGTGACCAACTGACAACTAGCTTCGAGAGTGCCTGCCCAGCCCACCCCCACTCTTTCAGGCAGATGACGCGCACAATGCCACCGCCATGCAGGCAGCATCATGGCTCATAAATGGAGACAAGGAGGGAGGGAGACAGGGGGTCGACGTCGATGAATGAAACAGGCCGCCGGCACGCCCGGGCCAGCAGGTACTAGTTTTTTTTTATGCTTCTGGTACAAGTTTGTTGGTAGGGTACACCGTACACCACACGGACGCGCGCGAGTGCACTCTCAATTCTCATCgatggctgggctgggctggggggACCCTACCCCCCTACACGTCGACTCGTGTAGTGTAGTCTTGTGCATGCCGCATGCGCAGGGGGCATGCA harbors:
- the LOC100275872 gene encoding uncharacterized protein LOC100275872 precursor, with amino-acid sequence MRSRRWSRAAVLAWLVLVAAAACVADESRAVPAARNRTGTGTAAVSVRQQQQQRGAFDVVVAGLVSIGLGRRWRAGGMVDEDKRRVPTGPNPLHNR